One genomic segment of Panicum virgatum strain AP13 chromosome 2N, P.virgatum_v5, whole genome shotgun sequence includes these proteins:
- the LOC120661536 gene encoding ABC transporter G family member 43-like isoform X1, with protein MAGEIGPSGSRRMAPSASRRSWLSAASISRSLRSDPDDPFRRSAVSHDGGDDEENLRWAALEKLPTYDRMRRGIIRRAMEEQGKLTADEVDIANLDPREGRELMERMFKAVEDDNERLLRRFRDRLDLVGIEPPQIEVRYEHLSAEADVHVGARAVPTLLNAAINVVEGLVSWFGKSNKRTIHILKDVSGIIKPSRMTLLLGPPSSGKSTFMQALTGKPAKNLKVSGKITYCGHEFSEFYPERTSAYVSQYDLHNGEMTVRETMDFSRRCLGIGARYDMLSELARRERNAGIKPDPEIDAFMKATAVEGKETNVMTDITLKILGLDICADIIVGDEMQRGISGGQKKRVTTGEMLTGPAKALFMDEISTGLDSSSTFQIVKYIRQMVHVMNYTVMISLLQPPPETYNLFDDIILLSEGYIVYHGPRENILEFFESAGFRCPERKGVADFLQEVTSRKDQQQYWFHDQEHYRYVSVPEFMQHFKTFHVGQKLQRELQVPYDKSKTHPAALTTTKYGLSSRESLKAVLSREWLLMKRNSFIYIFKAFELSFLAFLTMTVFFRTKMPSGKFSDNVKFSGALTSSLITIMFIGFPELNMIIKKLPVFYKQRDYLFFPAWTFGLATIILKIPFSFLESVAWTTVTYYVIGFAPAPGRFFSQLLAYFLTHQMAVAMFRLLGAILKTMVVANTFGMFSLLLVFLFGGFLIPRQKIKSWWIWGYWTSPMMYSNQAISVNEFLSTRWAGPNTEANIDAPTIGKAILKLKGSFSGPWGYWLAIGAMIGFIILFNILFLCALTFSSASSSSSNAVISDDDEKKSADQEQMSQVTHGADEPANRRTQTGMVLPFQPLTLSFNHMNYYVDMPPAMKEQGFTESRLQLLSDISGAFRPGVLTALVGVSGAGKTTLMDVLAGRKTGGTIEGDIRLSGYPKKQETFARISGYCEQTDIHSPNVTVYESLIYSAWLRLSSEVDENTRKMFVEEVMSLVELDVLRDAMVGLPGVSGLSIEQRKRLTIAVELVANPSIIFMDEPTSGLDARAAAIVMRTVRNTVNTGRTVVCTIHQPSIDIFEAFDELLLLKRGGRVIYAGQLGVQSRILVEYFEAIPGVPKITEGYNPATWMLDVSSPLAEARMNVDFADIYANSSLYRTNQELIKELSIPPPGYQDLSFPTKYAQNFLNQCMANTWKQYRSYWKNPPYNAMRYLMTLLYGIVFGTVFWRMGKNVESQQDLGSLLGATYACIFFLGAANLLTALPVFSIERTVFYREKAAGMFSPLSYAFAMTAVEFLYCIAQGILYTIPIYTMIGYDWKADKFFYFLFFITASFLYFSMFGAMLISCTPSQILASILVSIILTCWNIFSGFLITRPALPVWWRWFYWCNPVAWTIYGVIASQFGDISRTVTVPGNPDKIVKEILKETYGMKHDFLGYVVLAHFGYILIFLFLFAYGTKTLNFQKR; from the exons ATGGCGGGGGAGATCGGTCCGTCGGGGAGCCGGCGGATGGCTCCGTCGGCGAGCCGGCGCAGCTGGCTGTCGGCGGCGTCCATCTCGCGGTCGCTGCGCAGCGACCCGGACGACCCGTTCCGGCGGTCGGCGGTGAGCCACGACGGCGGGGACGACGAGGAGAACCTGCGGTGGGCGGCGCTGGAGAAGCTGCCCACGTACGACCGCATGCGGCGGGGCATCATCCGCAGGGCGATGGAGGAGCAGGGGAAGCTGACGGCCGACGAGGTGGACATCGCGAACCTGGACCCGCGCGAGGGCCGGGAGCTCATGGAGCGCATGTTCAAGGCCGTCGAGGACGACAACGAGCGCCTGCTCCGCCGCTTCCGGGATCGCCTCGACCT GGTGGGCATCGAGCCCCCCCAGATCGAGGTGCGCTACGAGCACCTGTCGGCGGAGGCGGACGTGCACGTCGGCGCGCGCGCCGTGCCCACGCTGCTCAACGCCGCCATCAATGTCGTCGAG GGACTCGTCAGCTGGTTCGGTAAGTCGAACAAGAGGACGATTCATATACTCAAGGATGTCAGCGGCATCATCAAACCATCGAG GATGACGCTTCTTCTGGGGCCTCCATCATCTGGGAAAAGCACATTTATGCAAGCACTAACCGGGAAGCCTGCTAAGAATCTCAAG GTGTCTGGGAAAATCACATACTGTGGCCATGAGTTCTCAGAGTTTTATCCTGAGAGGACTAGTGCATATGTCAGTCAGTATGATCTACACAATGGAGAAATGACTGTAAGAGAGACAATGGACTTCTCCAGAAGATGTCTAGGCATTGGTGCCAGATATGATATGTTGTCAGAATTGGCGAGACGGGAACGGAATGCTGGTATTAAGCCTGACCCCGAAATTGATGCTTTCATGAAAGCAACCGCGGTTGAAGGAAAGGAGACCAACGTTATGACAGATATTACTCTCAAG ATTCTTGGACTTGACATTTGTGCTGATATTATTGTTGGTGATGAGATGCAAAGAGGCATTTCTGGTGGGCAAAAGAAACGTGTAACAACCG GTGAGATGCTAACTGGACCTGCAAAGGCTTTGTTCATGGATGAAATATCTACTGGGCTTGATAGTTCCAGCACATTTCAGATTGTCAAATACATCAGGCAGATGGTTCATGTGATGAATTATACAGTGATGATCTCCCTTCTCCAGCCTCCACCTGAGACCTACAATCTATTTGATGATATCATTTTACTATCAGAAGGTTACATAGTCTACCATGGGCCACGGGAGAACATCCTCGAATTCTTTGAGAGTGCTGGTTTCCGGTGCCCTGAACGGAAAGGAGTGGCAGACTTCCTTCAAGAGGTGACTTCCAGGAAAGATCAGCAGCAGTATTGGTTCCACGACCAGGAACATTATCGTTATGTGTCAGTCCCAGAGTTCATGCAACATTTCAAGACATTTCATGTTGGCCAGAAGCTCCAGAGAGAGTTGCAAGTTCCTTACGACAAATCTAAAACACATCCTGCTGCTTTGACTACCACGAAGTATGGACTATCTAGCCGGGAGTCTCTCAAGGCAGTCTTGTCGAGAGAATGGTTGCTGATGAAGCGCAACTCCTTCATCTACATCTTCAAGGCTTTTGAATTGTCTTTCCTGGCATTCTTAACGATGACAGTGTTTTTCAGAACAAAGATGCCCAGTGGAAAGTTTTCTGATAACGTCAAATTTAGTGGCGCTTTGacttcttctttgatcacaatCATGTTCATTGGATTTCCTGAGTTGAACATGATCATTAAGAAGCTACCAGTATTCTATAAACAGAGAGACTACTTGTTCTTTCCAGCATGGACCTTTGGACTTGCAACCATTATTTTAAAGATTCCATTTTCATTCCTGGAGTCAGTTGCATGGACAACTGTTACATATTATGTTATAGGTTTTGCACCTGCTCCAGGAAG GTTCTTCAGCCAGTTACTAGCATACTTTTTAACCCACCAGATGGCTGTGGCCATGTTTCGGTTGCTAGGCGCAATTTTGAAGACAATGGTTGTGGCTAATACATTTGGCATGTTTTCACTGCTTCTTGTTTTCTTGTTCGGAGGGTTTCTCATCCCTAGAC AGAAAATTAAATCATGGTGGATTTGGGGCTACTGGACATCTCCCATGATGTACAGTAATCAAGCTATATCGGTCAATGAATTCCTTTCCACTAGATGGGCTGGT CCGAACACTGAAGCAAACATTGATGCACCAACAATAGGGAAGGCTATTCTGAAACTTAAAGGCTCCTTTAGTGGTCCATGGGGGTACTGGCTTGCGATCGGTGCCATGATTGGATTTATTATTCTTTTCAACATTCTCTTCCTTTGCGCTCTTACATTCTCGAGCG CTAGTAGCAGTTCATCAAATGCTGTAATAtctgatgatgatgaaaagaagtcAGCAGATCAAGAACAAATGTCCCAGGTGACCCACG GCGCAGATGAACCAGCAAATAGGAGAACCCAGACAGGAATGGTCTTGCCGTTCCAGCCACTTACACTTTCTTTCAACCACATGAACTACTATGTTGATATGCCTCCT GCAATGAAAGAACAAGGTTTCACCGAAAGCCGCCTTCAATTGCTATCTGATATTAGTGGCGCATTCAGACCAGGTGTTCTGACTGCACTAGTTGGTGTCAGTGGAGCTGGAAAGACCACTCTAATGGATGTATTGGCTGGAAGAAAGACAGGTGGGACTATTGAGGGAGATATAAGGCTTTCTGGTTACCCTAAGAAACAGGAAACTTTTGCTCGCATCAGTGGCTATTGTGAACAAACTGATATCCATTCACCAAATGTTACTGTGTACGAATCACTCATTTATTCTGCTTGGTTGCGCCTTTCTTCGGAAGTTGATGAGAATACTAGAAAg ATGTTTGTGGAGGAAGTGATGTCACTAGTTGAGCTTGATGTATTGCGAGATGCTATGGTTGGTCTCCCTGGTGTTAGTGGGTTATCAATTGAACAAAGGAAGAGACTGACGATTGCTGTGGAACTAGTAGCAAACCCTTCGATTATATTCATGGATGAGCCAACTTCTGGCCTTGATGCTAGAGCTGCAGCAATTGTCATGCGTACTGTGAGAAATACAGTTAATACTGGGCGAACTGTGGTTTGTACAATCCATCAGCCCAGCATCGATATCTTTGAAGCTTTTGATGAG CTTCTACTGCTGAAAAGAGGAGGCCGTGTCATATATGCTGGCCAGCTTGGTGTCCAATCTCGCATACTTGTCGAATATTTTGAG GCAATTCCAGGTGTTCCAAAAATTACAGAAGGATACAATCCAGCAACATGGATGCTGGATGTCAGCTCTCCTCTAGCTGAGGCTCGCATGAATGTTGATTTTGCTGATATTTATGCAAATTCTTCTCTGTACCG GACCAATCAAGAACTTATTAAAGAGTTGAGCATTCCACCGCCTGGATACCAGGATCTCTCATTCCCAACTAAATATGCCCAGAATTTCCTAAATCAATGTATGGCAAATACATGGAAGCAATATCGATCTTATTGGAAGAACCCACCCTACAATGCCATGCGCTATCTTATGACACTTCTCTATGGTATTGTGTTCGGTACAGTCTTTTGGCGCATGGGAAAGAATGT AGAATCACAGCAGGACCTGGGCAGTCTACTTGGAGCCACCTATGCTTGTATTTTCTTCCTTGGAGCTGCAAATTTGCTCACAGCTCTTCCGGTTTTTTCTATCGAAAGGACAGTCTTCTATCGTGAAAAGGCTGCTGGGATGTTCTCTCCATTGTCCTATGCATTTGCTATG ACAGCCGTGGAGTTTCTCTACTGCATAGCTCAGGGTATTCTTTATACTATCCCTATCTACACTATGATTGGCTATGACTGGAAGGCAGACAAGTTTTTCTACTTCCTGTTCTTTATCACCGCAAGCTTCCTCTACTTCTCGATGTTTGGTGCCATGCTGATTTCCTGCACTCCTTCCCAAATACTTGCAAGTATTCTTGTCTCAATCATTCTCACATGTTGGAACATTTTCTCTGGATTCCTCATAACCCGACCG GCATTGCCTGTCTGGTGGCGATGGTTCTACTGGTGTAACCCGGTGGCCTGGACCATCTACGGCGTTATTGCGTCGCAGTTTGGCGACATAAGCCGCACGGTTACAGTTCCTGGCAACCCCGATAAAATAGTGAaggaaattttgaaagaaacttaTGGCATGAAGCATGACTTCCTCGGCTACGTCGTGCTGGCGCACTTTGGCTACATCCTcattttcctcttcctcttcgcgTACGGCACCAAGACCTTGAACTTCCAGAAACGGTAG
- the LOC120661536 gene encoding ABC transporter G family member 43-like isoform X2, with amino-acid sequence MTLLLGPPSSGKSTFMQALTGKPAKNLKVSGKITYCGHEFSEFYPERTSAYVSQYDLHNGEMTVRETMDFSRRCLGIGARYDMLSELARRERNAGIKPDPEIDAFMKATAVEGKETNVMTDITLKILGLDICADIIVGDEMQRGISGGQKKRVTTGEMLTGPAKALFMDEISTGLDSSSTFQIVKYIRQMVHVMNYTVMISLLQPPPETYNLFDDIILLSEGYIVYHGPRENILEFFESAGFRCPERKGVADFLQEVTSRKDQQQYWFHDQEHYRYVSVPEFMQHFKTFHVGQKLQRELQVPYDKSKTHPAALTTTKYGLSSRESLKAVLSREWLLMKRNSFIYIFKAFELSFLAFLTMTVFFRTKMPSGKFSDNVKFSGALTSSLITIMFIGFPELNMIIKKLPVFYKQRDYLFFPAWTFGLATIILKIPFSFLESVAWTTVTYYVIGFAPAPGRFFSQLLAYFLTHQMAVAMFRLLGAILKTMVVANTFGMFSLLLVFLFGGFLIPRQKIKSWWIWGYWTSPMMYSNQAISVNEFLSTRWAGPNTEANIDAPTIGKAILKLKGSFSGPWGYWLAIGAMIGFIILFNILFLCALTFSSASSSSSNAVISDDDEKKSADQEQMSQVTHGADEPANRRTQTGMVLPFQPLTLSFNHMNYYVDMPPAMKEQGFTESRLQLLSDISGAFRPGVLTALVGVSGAGKTTLMDVLAGRKTGGTIEGDIRLSGYPKKQETFARISGYCEQTDIHSPNVTVYESLIYSAWLRLSSEVDENTRKMFVEEVMSLVELDVLRDAMVGLPGVSGLSIEQRKRLTIAVELVANPSIIFMDEPTSGLDARAAAIVMRTVRNTVNTGRTVVCTIHQPSIDIFEAFDELLLLKRGGRVIYAGQLGVQSRILVEYFEAIPGVPKITEGYNPATWMLDVSSPLAEARMNVDFADIYANSSLYRTNQELIKELSIPPPGYQDLSFPTKYAQNFLNQCMANTWKQYRSYWKNPPYNAMRYLMTLLYGIVFGTVFWRMGKNVESQQDLGSLLGATYACIFFLGAANLLTALPVFSIERTVFYREKAAGMFSPLSYAFAMTAVEFLYCIAQGILYTIPIYTMIGYDWKADKFFYFLFFITASFLYFSMFGAMLISCTPSQILASILVSIILTCWNIFSGFLITRPALPVWWRWFYWCNPVAWTIYGVIASQFGDISRTVTVPGNPDKIVKEILKETYGMKHDFLGYVVLAHFGYILIFLFLFAYGTKTLNFQKR; translated from the exons ATGACGCTTCTTCTGGGGCCTCCATCATCTGGGAAAAGCACATTTATGCAAGCACTAACCGGGAAGCCTGCTAAGAATCTCAAG GTGTCTGGGAAAATCACATACTGTGGCCATGAGTTCTCAGAGTTTTATCCTGAGAGGACTAGTGCATATGTCAGTCAGTATGATCTACACAATGGAGAAATGACTGTAAGAGAGACAATGGACTTCTCCAGAAGATGTCTAGGCATTGGTGCCAGATATGATATGTTGTCAGAATTGGCGAGACGGGAACGGAATGCTGGTATTAAGCCTGACCCCGAAATTGATGCTTTCATGAAAGCAACCGCGGTTGAAGGAAAGGAGACCAACGTTATGACAGATATTACTCTCAAG ATTCTTGGACTTGACATTTGTGCTGATATTATTGTTGGTGATGAGATGCAAAGAGGCATTTCTGGTGGGCAAAAGAAACGTGTAACAACCG GTGAGATGCTAACTGGACCTGCAAAGGCTTTGTTCATGGATGAAATATCTACTGGGCTTGATAGTTCCAGCACATTTCAGATTGTCAAATACATCAGGCAGATGGTTCATGTGATGAATTATACAGTGATGATCTCCCTTCTCCAGCCTCCACCTGAGACCTACAATCTATTTGATGATATCATTTTACTATCAGAAGGTTACATAGTCTACCATGGGCCACGGGAGAACATCCTCGAATTCTTTGAGAGTGCTGGTTTCCGGTGCCCTGAACGGAAAGGAGTGGCAGACTTCCTTCAAGAGGTGACTTCCAGGAAAGATCAGCAGCAGTATTGGTTCCACGACCAGGAACATTATCGTTATGTGTCAGTCCCAGAGTTCATGCAACATTTCAAGACATTTCATGTTGGCCAGAAGCTCCAGAGAGAGTTGCAAGTTCCTTACGACAAATCTAAAACACATCCTGCTGCTTTGACTACCACGAAGTATGGACTATCTAGCCGGGAGTCTCTCAAGGCAGTCTTGTCGAGAGAATGGTTGCTGATGAAGCGCAACTCCTTCATCTACATCTTCAAGGCTTTTGAATTGTCTTTCCTGGCATTCTTAACGATGACAGTGTTTTTCAGAACAAAGATGCCCAGTGGAAAGTTTTCTGATAACGTCAAATTTAGTGGCGCTTTGacttcttctttgatcacaatCATGTTCATTGGATTTCCTGAGTTGAACATGATCATTAAGAAGCTACCAGTATTCTATAAACAGAGAGACTACTTGTTCTTTCCAGCATGGACCTTTGGACTTGCAACCATTATTTTAAAGATTCCATTTTCATTCCTGGAGTCAGTTGCATGGACAACTGTTACATATTATGTTATAGGTTTTGCACCTGCTCCAGGAAG GTTCTTCAGCCAGTTACTAGCATACTTTTTAACCCACCAGATGGCTGTGGCCATGTTTCGGTTGCTAGGCGCAATTTTGAAGACAATGGTTGTGGCTAATACATTTGGCATGTTTTCACTGCTTCTTGTTTTCTTGTTCGGAGGGTTTCTCATCCCTAGAC AGAAAATTAAATCATGGTGGATTTGGGGCTACTGGACATCTCCCATGATGTACAGTAATCAAGCTATATCGGTCAATGAATTCCTTTCCACTAGATGGGCTGGT CCGAACACTGAAGCAAACATTGATGCACCAACAATAGGGAAGGCTATTCTGAAACTTAAAGGCTCCTTTAGTGGTCCATGGGGGTACTGGCTTGCGATCGGTGCCATGATTGGATTTATTATTCTTTTCAACATTCTCTTCCTTTGCGCTCTTACATTCTCGAGCG CTAGTAGCAGTTCATCAAATGCTGTAATAtctgatgatgatgaaaagaagtcAGCAGATCAAGAACAAATGTCCCAGGTGACCCACG GCGCAGATGAACCAGCAAATAGGAGAACCCAGACAGGAATGGTCTTGCCGTTCCAGCCACTTACACTTTCTTTCAACCACATGAACTACTATGTTGATATGCCTCCT GCAATGAAAGAACAAGGTTTCACCGAAAGCCGCCTTCAATTGCTATCTGATATTAGTGGCGCATTCAGACCAGGTGTTCTGACTGCACTAGTTGGTGTCAGTGGAGCTGGAAAGACCACTCTAATGGATGTATTGGCTGGAAGAAAGACAGGTGGGACTATTGAGGGAGATATAAGGCTTTCTGGTTACCCTAAGAAACAGGAAACTTTTGCTCGCATCAGTGGCTATTGTGAACAAACTGATATCCATTCACCAAATGTTACTGTGTACGAATCACTCATTTATTCTGCTTGGTTGCGCCTTTCTTCGGAAGTTGATGAGAATACTAGAAAg ATGTTTGTGGAGGAAGTGATGTCACTAGTTGAGCTTGATGTATTGCGAGATGCTATGGTTGGTCTCCCTGGTGTTAGTGGGTTATCAATTGAACAAAGGAAGAGACTGACGATTGCTGTGGAACTAGTAGCAAACCCTTCGATTATATTCATGGATGAGCCAACTTCTGGCCTTGATGCTAGAGCTGCAGCAATTGTCATGCGTACTGTGAGAAATACAGTTAATACTGGGCGAACTGTGGTTTGTACAATCCATCAGCCCAGCATCGATATCTTTGAAGCTTTTGATGAG CTTCTACTGCTGAAAAGAGGAGGCCGTGTCATATATGCTGGCCAGCTTGGTGTCCAATCTCGCATACTTGTCGAATATTTTGAG GCAATTCCAGGTGTTCCAAAAATTACAGAAGGATACAATCCAGCAACATGGATGCTGGATGTCAGCTCTCCTCTAGCTGAGGCTCGCATGAATGTTGATTTTGCTGATATTTATGCAAATTCTTCTCTGTACCG GACCAATCAAGAACTTATTAAAGAGTTGAGCATTCCACCGCCTGGATACCAGGATCTCTCATTCCCAACTAAATATGCCCAGAATTTCCTAAATCAATGTATGGCAAATACATGGAAGCAATATCGATCTTATTGGAAGAACCCACCCTACAATGCCATGCGCTATCTTATGACACTTCTCTATGGTATTGTGTTCGGTACAGTCTTTTGGCGCATGGGAAAGAATGT AGAATCACAGCAGGACCTGGGCAGTCTACTTGGAGCCACCTATGCTTGTATTTTCTTCCTTGGAGCTGCAAATTTGCTCACAGCTCTTCCGGTTTTTTCTATCGAAAGGACAGTCTTCTATCGTGAAAAGGCTGCTGGGATGTTCTCTCCATTGTCCTATGCATTTGCTATG ACAGCCGTGGAGTTTCTCTACTGCATAGCTCAGGGTATTCTTTATACTATCCCTATCTACACTATGATTGGCTATGACTGGAAGGCAGACAAGTTTTTCTACTTCCTGTTCTTTATCACCGCAAGCTTCCTCTACTTCTCGATGTTTGGTGCCATGCTGATTTCCTGCACTCCTTCCCAAATACTTGCAAGTATTCTTGTCTCAATCATTCTCACATGTTGGAACATTTTCTCTGGATTCCTCATAACCCGACCG GCATTGCCTGTCTGGTGGCGATGGTTCTACTGGTGTAACCCGGTGGCCTGGACCATCTACGGCGTTATTGCGTCGCAGTTTGGCGACATAAGCCGCACGGTTACAGTTCCTGGCAACCCCGATAAAATAGTGAaggaaattttgaaagaaacttaTGGCATGAAGCATGACTTCCTCGGCTACGTCGTGCTGGCGCACTTTGGCTACATCCTcattttcctcttcctcttcgcgTACGGCACCAAGACCTTGAACTTCCAGAAACGGTAG